A stretch of the Perca flavescens isolate YP-PL-M2 chromosome 3, PFLA_1.0, whole genome shotgun sequence genome encodes the following:
- the LOC114553009 gene encoding putative gustatory receptor clone PTE03 codes for MENNSEVVFVLQGLNDSLTNRQMYFAVALMSYLFTIFVNLTLIVTVCLERTLHEPIYIFLCNLCFNGICGASSFYPKLLHGLLSDSNVITYAGCLTQMFVVYYYIFCEFTSLTIMAYDRYLAICKPLQYPMLMPVQRVALLLLLTWCFSLLETIIGVILTTRLPLCRRHINRLFCTNWEVVKLSCSDTTGNNIYGFVLLFTHTSQTGLILVSYYHLVGASLRLASNRRKFIQTCVPHLTTLLIFVSSQVFDSVYSRYGGGTLQALQNLLAAELLVVPPLINPIIYGINLHQIRSRIILNFSYKPRI; via the coding sequence ATGGAGAATAACTCTGAGGTGGTGTTTGTGCTTCAGGGTCTGAATGACTCTCTGACAAACCGTCAGATGTACTTCGCCGTCGCCCTGATGTCGTACCTCTTCACCATTTTCGTCAACCTGACGCTCATCGTCACCGTCTGCCTGGAGAGAACGCTCCATGAGCCGATCTACATCTTCCTGTGCAACCTGTGTTTTAACGGTATCTGCGGAGCGTCGAGTTTCTACCCAAAGCTGCTTCACGGCCTTTTGTCAGACTCTAACGTCATCACGTATGCCGGCTGTTTGACTCAGATGTTTGTGGTTTACTATTACATTTTCTGTGAGTTCACCAGTCTGACCATCATGGCGTACGACCGCTACTTGGCCATCTGTAAGCCGCTGCAGTACCCGATGCTGATGCCGGTGCAGAGggtggcgctgctgctgctgctcacctGGTGCTTCTCACTGCTGGAGACGATTATCGGCGTCATACTGACCACCAGATTGCCGCTGTGTAGGCGCCACATCAACAGGCTCTTCTGCACCAACTGGGAGGTGGTGAAGCTGTCGTGCTCTGACACAACCGGTAACAACATCTACGGCTTTGTGCTACTTTTTACACACACTTCGCAAACCGGACTCATCCTGGTGTCCTACTACCACCTGGTCGGAGCCTCGCTCAGGTTGGCGTCCAACCGCAGGAAGTTCATACAGACATGTGTGCCGCACCTCACCACGCTGCTTATCTTCGTCAGCTCGCAGGTGTTTGATTCCGTCTACTCTCGCTATGGCGGCGGCACGCTACAGGCGCTGCAGAACCTGCTGGCCGCAGAGTTGCTGGTGGTACCGCCCCTCATCAACCCCATCATCTACGGCATCAACCTGCATCAGATCAGGTCCAGGATCATCCTCAACTTCTCCTACAAACCAAGGATCTAA
- the LOC114553010 gene encoding olfactory receptor 1D2-like, with the protein MENNSEVVFVLQGLNDSLTNRQMYFVFALMLYLFTIFVNLTLIVTVCLERTLHEPIYIFLCNLCFNGICGASSFYPKLLHGLLSDSNVITYAGCLTQIFVVYCYVFCEFTSLTVMAYDRYLAICKPLQYPMLMPVQRVALLLLLTWCFSLLEAIIGVILTTRLPLCRRHINKIFCTNWEVVKLSCANTNVNSIYSLVLIFSHSSQTGLILVSYIYLVRASLRLASNRKKFVQTCVPHLATLIIFASSLMFDSIYARYGGDSGTLQVVQNLLAAEFLVVPPLINPIIYGINLHQIRSRIILNFSHKREIHKKH; encoded by the coding sequence ATGGAGAATAACTCTGAGGTGGTGTTTGTGCTTCAGGGTCTGAATGACTCTCTGACAAACCGTCAGATGTACTTCGTCTTCGCCCTGATGTTGTACCTCTTCACCATCTTCGTCAACCTGACGCTCATCGTCACCGTCTGCCTGGAGAGAACGCTCCATGAGCCGATCTACATCTTCCTGTGCAACCTGTGTTTTAACGGTATCTGCGGAGCGTCGAGTTTCTACCCAAAGCTGCTTCACGGCCTTTTGTCAGACTCTAACGTCATCACGTATGCCGGCTGTTTGACTCAGATATTTGTGGTTTACTGTTACGTTTTCTGTGAGTTCACCAGTCTGACCGTCATGGCATACGACCGCTACTTGGCCATCTGTAAGCCGCTGCAGTACCCGATGCTGATGCCGGTGCAGAGggtggcgctgctgctgctgctcacctGGTGCTTCTCGCTGCTGGAGGCGATTATCGGCGTCATACTGACCACCAGATTGCCGCTGTGTAGGCGCCACATCAACAAGATCTTCTGCACCAACTGGGAGGTGGTGAAGCTGTCGTGCGCCAACACAAACGTCAACAGTATATACAGCTTGGTGCTAATTTTTTCGCACTCTTCGCAGACCGGACTCATCCTGGTGTCCTACATCTACCTGGTCCGAGCCTCGCTCAGGTTGGCGTCCAACCGGAAGAAGTTCGTACAGACGTGTGTGCCACACCTGGCCACACTGATCATCTTTGCAAGCTCACTGATGTTCGATTCCATCTACGCTCGATATGGTGGCGACAGCGGCACGCTACAGGTGGTGCAGAACCTGCTGGCCGCAGAGTTCCTGGTGGTCCCGCCCCTCATCAACCCAATCATCTACGGCATCAACTTGCATCAGATCAGGTCCAGGATCATCCTCAACTTCTCCCACAAACGAGAGATCcataaaaaacattaa